Within the Aeromicrobium sp. Root236 genome, the region CGAGGTCACGCACGATCGCGCCGGGACGCAGGTCGAAGACCTCCAGGACGGCGTCGCGGATCTTGTCGACCGGGACCGTCTCGGTGCCGTAGGTGTCGACGTAGAAGCCCACGGGGCGCGAGACGCCGATGGCGTACGCCACCTGGACCTCGGCCTTGGTGGCGAGGCCCGCGGCCACGATGGTCTTGGCGACCCAACGCATGGCGTAAGCAGCTGAGCGGTCGACCTTGCTCGGGTCCTTGCCGGAGAACGCGCCGCCGCCGTGGCGGGCGTAGCCGCCGTAGGTGTCGACGATGATCTTGCGACCGGTCAGGCCGGCGTCACCCATCGGGCCGCCGATGACGAACTTGCCGGTCGGGTTGATGTGCACGCGGTAGTCCGACGAGTCGATGTCGTACTGGGCGAGCACCGCGTCGATGACGTGCTTCTGGATGTCGACGGCGAGCTGGGTCTCGAGGTCGATGCCCTCTTCGTGCTGGGTCGAGATGACGATCGCCTCGACCCGGACCGGCTTGTCGTCATCGTCGTACTCGATGGTGACCTGGGTCTTGCCGTCCGGACGCAGGTAGGGCAGCGTGCCGTCCTTGCGCACGGCGGTCAGCTGCTCGGCCAGGCGGTGCGCGATCGTGATCGGCAGCGGCATGAGCTCGGGGGTCTCGTCGCACGCGAAGCCGAACATGAGGCCCTGGTCGCCGGCGCCCTGCGCGTCGAGCGGGTCGACCGAGGAGCCCACGCGGGCCTCCTCGGCCTTGTCGACGCCCTGCGCGATGTCGGGGCTCTGGGCGTCGAGGGTCACCTGCACGGCGCAGGACTCGCCGTCGAAGCCCTTGGTGGAGGAGTCGTAGCCGATCTCGAGGACCCGGTCACGCGCGATGCGGGCGATGTCGACGTACGCCTTGGTTGTGACCTCGCCACCGACCAGCACCATGCCGGTCGTCACGAACGTCTCGGCCGCCACGCGGCTCTTGGGGTCCTCGGCCAGCAGGGCGTCGAGGACGCTGTCGCTGATCTGGTCGGCGATCTTGTCCGGATGGCCCTCGGTGACGGACTCGGACGTGAACAAGCGGCTCACAGTTTCTCCTGGGTTGAAGTTCGGTACGGCATTCTAACGATTGAGACGGGCGAGAGTTTCAGTCAGTCCACGCGCTGGACCACGGCGTCCCAGATCGCATGTGCCAGCCTGATCTTGGGGCCGTACGAGATCTCCTCGACGGTCTCGTCGGCGCCGAGGATCACGGCTTCGCTCTCCTCCTGGCCGAAGACCTTACCGGCGCTGACGTCGTTGACGACGAGGAGGTCGCAGCCCTTGCGGGCCAGCTTGGCGCGGGCGTGCTCGATGACGCTGGCGCGCGCGTCACCGGTCTCGGCGGCGAAACCGACGATGACGGGACGCTTGCTGGTGCGCGCACGCACCAGCTCGAGCAGGATGTCGGGGTTCTCGACGAGGTGGATGTCGGGGGCGACGCCGTCGCCGGACTTCTTGATCTTGGCCTCGGCGAACTCAGCGGGCCGGAAGTCGGCCGGAGCCGCAGCCATCACGACGGCATCGGCGTCGGCTGCGGCGAGGTGCATCTGCTGGCGCAGGTCCTCGGTGCTGACGACGCGTACGACCTCGACGCCGGCGGGGTCGGGCAGCGCCACGTTGGCCGCGACGACGGTGACCCGGGCGCCACGGGCGACCGCGGCCTCGGCGAGCGCATAGCCCTGGCGGCCGGAGGACCGGTTGCCGAGGAAGCGGACGGGATCGAGGTACTCGCGCGTGCCACCGGCGGAGACGACGACGTGCAGGCCGGCGAGATCCTGCGGGCGGCCCTCAAGCACCTGCAGCGCGGCGGCGTAGATCTCGGCAGGCGCAGGCAGCCGTCCCTTGCCGGTGTCGACGCCGGTCAGGCGGCCGACTGCGGGCTCGAGCACGACGACACCCCGCTCCCGGAGCGACGCGACGTTGGCCTGCGTGGCGGGGTGCTCCCACATCTCGGTGTGCATCGCCGGGGCGAAGACCACCGGACAGTGCGCCGTGAGCAGCGTGTTGGTCAGCAGGTCGTCAGCGAGGCCGTGCGCGGCCTTGGCGAGGATGTTGGCGGTGGCCGGCGCGACGAGCACGAGATCGGCGTGCTGGCCGATGCGTACGTGCGCGACCTCGTCGACGTGCTCGAAGACGCCGGTCTGCACAGGCTTGCCACTGAGCGCCTCCCACGTGGCGGCGCCGACGAAGTGCAGCGAGGACGCCGTCGGAACGACGCGGACGCTGTGGCCCGACTCGGTGAACAGGCGCAGCAGCTCCGCGGCCTTGTAGGACGCGATGCCGCCGGAAACACCCAGCACAACCTCTGCCATACCTACCGCCTCACTCGGGAGGGACTCACGGGATGTGAGCGATCAGGCCTTGGCAGCCGCGGCTTCGGCCTCGGGGTCGACGTCCTCGACGGTCAGGAGGTCGGAGTTGATCTCACGCAGCGCGATCGAGAGCGGCTTCTCCTGCACACCGGTCTCGAGGAGCGGTCCGACGTACTCGAGCAGGCCCTCGCCGAGCTGCGAGTAGTAGGCGTTGATCTGGCGCGCACGCTTGGCGGAGTAGAGGACGAGCTTGTACTTGCTGTCCGCCTTCTCCAGAAGATCGTCCAGCGGCGGGTTGGTGATGCCGATGGCAGTCGAGCGTGTCGTGGACACAGAGAGCCTCACAGAAAGATTAGGAATGCACCCGGCTCGTGCCGGATCTGAACAAGTCTACCAATTCTTGGCAAGCGGTCTCGACATCGGTGTTGACGATCGTCACGTCGAACTCCGGCTCGGCCGCGAGCTCGGTGCGGGCGGTGGCGAGCCGACGTTCGCG harbors:
- the rpoZ gene encoding DNA-directed RNA polymerase subunit omega, which codes for MSTTRSTAIGITNPPLDDLLEKADSKYKLVLYSAKRARQINAYYSQLGEGLLEYVGPLLETGVQEKPLSIALREINSDLLTVEDVDPEAEAAAAKA
- the metK gene encoding methionine adenosyltransferase; translated protein: MSRLFTSESVTEGHPDKIADQISDSVLDALLAEDPKSRVAAETFVTTGMVLVGGEVTTKAYVDIARIARDRVLEIGYDSSTKGFDGESCAVQVTLDAQSPDIAQGVDKAEEARVGSSVDPLDAQGAGDQGLMFGFACDETPELMPLPITIAHRLAEQLTAVRKDGTLPYLRPDGKTQVTIEYDDDDKPVRVEAIVISTQHEEGIDLETQLAVDIQKHVIDAVLAQYDIDSSDYRVHINPTGKFVIGGPMGDAGLTGRKIIVDTYGGYARHGGGAFSGKDPSKVDRSAAYAMRWVAKTIVAAGLATKAEVQVAYAIGVSRPVGFYVDTYGTETVPVDKIRDAVLEVFDLRPGAIVRDLDLLRPIYAQTAAYGHFGRPGLPWEDTSRAEQLKAAAGA
- the coaBC gene encoding bifunctional phosphopantothenoylcysteine decarboxylase/phosphopantothenate--cysteine ligase CoaBC, producing MAEVVLGVSGGIASYKAAELLRLFTESGHSVRVVPTASSLHFVGAATWEALSGKPVQTGVFEHVDEVAHVRIGQHADLVLVAPATANILAKAAHGLADDLLTNTLLTAHCPVVFAPAMHTEMWEHPATQANVASLRERGVVVLEPAVGRLTGVDTGKGRLPAPAEIYAAALQVLEGRPQDLAGLHVVVSAGGTREYLDPVRFLGNRSSGRQGYALAEAAVARGARVTVVAANVALPDPAGVEVVRVVSTEDLRQQMHLAAADADAVVMAAAPADFRPAEFAEAKIKKSGDGVAPDIHLVENPDILLELVRARTSKRPVIVGFAAETGDARASVIEHARAKLARKGCDLLVVNDVSAGKVFGQEESEAVILGADETVEEISYGPKIRLAHAIWDAVVQRVD